Part of the Plasmodium knowlesi strain H genome assembly, chromosome: 11 genome is shown below.
AAGGTTTTCTCCACATTTTTAAGGAGcctccctttcttcttcatattattattatggGTATCTAGGTAGAACTTGGTTTTCTCCTCCGATCCTTTAACCATTTTAATTATATCCACAATTTTGTGAACattaaaataaaacttcTTCTTGTCATTGTATATTATGCCTGTGTAGTTGTATTCCTCTTCCTTGTTGCAGGCTTCGCTCTCAATCTTCACCTTCAcattgctcctttttttgcttcttttattatttacatttttgcataATTCTTTTGGATTTTTGTTCACCGGGGAATCCTtgctatttcttttcttattcaCATCtgcgcttccttttttgtccttGGTATTTCTCTTGGCACTTTCTTTGGCATTTCCCTTAGGGGATTTCTCCTTATCGgaattttttgcttctttccttattttcctACTTCCACCATTACTGACATTGTCGCAATTGTCGCTTGAATTGTTCACGACCACGATCTCCTCATCTTCATTATCGATGCATTTATTGTCGTTTCTTCCCTCATCGTCGCTCATGTTTCTTCCTTCAGACGCATTCTTCTGCGCATGAATAGTTTCCACATCTTGCATaccttttcttatttccccCTTAGGCTCATTCCCCTCGTTCGTTTCTGTGCCTACCGAATGATTCGCATTCACGGGCTCATCCGCCGATTGGATCAGCGCGCttttattcaaattttccttctccaaatGGTTCTTTTCCTTAGCAGTAGGAGATGCATTTTCCTCATCTGCAATGTGCAACTCAGCTGATTCACAATTTTCCGTTTTCACATTAGGACTGCCGTCCTCCTCAGCATCGGAGAATATGATGTCGctcattttctttattttttttaaatactttAAGCTAAACACCTTTAAGAATTTCACAGCGTAAAGCTTGCTACTATTTCTTACATAAAAGGGGTCgctaaaaattttcacatttttatcgTACAAAATGACATCCTGAATGGCTATCACTTGAAGAATattcttttccaatttttcgcTATTCAAAATTAATATGCGAAAGTAGGAATctttaacaattttatatgttagaaaatatttttttctcctatttGTAACAATCtttccaaattttaaatgcacATCGTTGTagaaattttcaaatattctttcatcatattttaggaaattttttcccgTAATTTTCAATTCTTTATATGATCCCTCTGCAATTTCGTTTTTATCCTTCTCCAATGCGGAATCAGTGTGGAGTTCACTAACTTCATTATTAATATCGCCAAACATGTTTGTTGCTAGCGATTCGTTCTCTGGGTTGTTACCTCTTGATGGATTTTCCCATTCATTCGTTAAATGCTGACTCGACTGTTGAGCGCTCTGTTCTCCCTCAGCATTTCTGTTTGGTTCTTCTATATCCACATCGTGCAAATCGTCCTTAtccttttctcctccaaTGGTAGAACTTACGGTTGGCTTACAATCTGTCTCGATCTGCATAACGTTTGCATGTGAATCTGCTTTCTCATCAATAGGgaaattttctccctttggaGTCCCCTCCCCCTCAATGGGACTAATCATTTTGTTGGTTTCTTCGTTTAAAAGTGATCTGTCTACTTCATagctctccttctttttggagctctttttcttcttaacacgaaattttttacttttcctaaAATGAAAGtaaatcttttttctcttctgaATGTTCCTTAACGTGAAGTTGTAATTTTGGTAGGGAAGAAGGCAGTTCGCCATCTTCTTCACGTATGATATCTTTCCTTTGctaatttcattttgtctttttctcttcttatgtgcataaaaatatgaagcaCGTAATTGGGAAGAAATGGGATATACCATTTTATCTTCCTTATTATCATTCCATTGATTTTGTTTAACAACTTCAtcataaaaaaggatgttATGTGGACTTTTggtctccccctttttttttttttgaggggaGCAAATTACATATGTGTCGGAATGGGAATTCCTTTCACAACTTGTGTCACAATTGCAAAAACAactgtatattttattatcacTATCATTGgttaaatgtatttttttaatgttctttttacattcATGATGATCAATTATCCCGTGCGGTGATGACAACTGCATGGGGAAATTATTACTGTCTTTTGctttattaaaatttaaattttgtaaatatttacaactaaaaaaattgctcttTTTGGAGTTATCAATATCTGAATGGTAGGTTTTCCCTTCACTAGATaactttttacaatttttttttttcttacattttTCTATCTCAAAAGTGTCATCTGCAACACTTCTAatcttctgcttcttcatCTGTAATAACTTCGGCGAAGGAGTCTTACTTATTAGATTCTTATTTAGAGAGTCAGTGCATTTTAGAACGCTGCTTcgttctcttcctcctctttcgaTGAGGAACTTTTTAGGACTGTGGTGCAGATCAACAGGACGCCTGTTCCTTTTCGAGTGGCTCATCCCGTCTACTCTTAACTTGGGGCGTTTCTCCTTTGCTATTTGGATATCGGTTGTTCGAGTGGCCTCCTGtttttttgcaccttttTGATAATTACGACTGCGTACCTTGTCTTTGCTTCTGTTGTTTCGGTTGGTCTTATTGCTATCTTTGCTGATGTTCGTGTTTCTCCCGTTATCGTTAATGCTATTGTTATAACTGGTGGGCGGTGAGTTGGCATCAGGGGAATCCTTCATTtctaattttgaaaaatccgTGTTGCTATCacttaaaaaattcttcttacACATTTGGAAATCGTCTGGAGTATTGTGGTGACATATTTTATGTCCATGGACACCGTCGTCCTTAAGGGTACATATACTTTTGTAGCTGATCAATTCGCGCAAATCGTATTTTACACTAGCAGTggtttctttctcctttttccacttctcACTTGCGCGgtcttgatttttttttatgctaaAGAGTTTGCTAATTACATGACCCCATTTTCTATCATGTATACCCTCTGATTTATCCTTATGTTCttgtctttcctttttcattttatctttttcacTTGGTGATTTACTCATTGTCTTcgtttccaattttttttttttttttttttttttgtactctttttaaaagattactctcttttcttttatttggAGGATTTTCATattacattttgaaaaattcccTTGTCAAAATATGTACTGGGACACGTATTGCCATGTATCGATATGTATACCGCTACCCATGAATGCAAAGTCCTAAAAGACTTATTCCATATAAATTCATGTTCATTTGCACACGACGCATGCGAAGAGGAGCTGGCATGGAtaagtacatacatgcatatgcatatatattgaTACGTGAATCCACGTATCGTGTGTACTCATCatgcaaaacaaaatatacagTTGATACAATCGAGAACAATTCAAATCTCGGGGTGGTTGGGTTCTTAAACACTCGTCTTTGCGTAAacaatgtaaaaaaaaaaaaaaatgcagcaaGAACaagctttttctttccattcattTCCCTTCAAACAAAGGGCATAAATGTGGTAAAGCTTGCCAAATGCTTTTCAAATGGGGTAAGAttgtacatgcatatttacataaaaaaatggagcagTAGATCTAAAGGTATAAACATGTATATTAAACATGTATATTAAACATGTAAATTAAACATGTACATTTAAACATGTACATTTAAACATGTAAATTAAACATGTAAATTAAACAagtacatttaaaaaaacaaaaaaaaagaacagaaaagggggaaaaaaacgaaactgaaaaaaaacatgcaaaAGGTTTTGCGCTTTATAAATATacttaagtaaaaaaaaaaaaaaaaaaaaacacctttAAAAGGGCACGGCTCACGCGATCTTATAACCCCGGTCGTTAAATTCTTTGAGTtcaataaatttaaaaaaaatatttctgatCGAAGAGAAAATTTGGCCGACGAGAAATAACCGGACGGGAATATTAATCGTGtgagtatgtatatacggcAAATATactatgtacatatatttatatatgtacttatacaGACTTATAGTGCCCGTATTCCAAACCCTATGCAAGGGGAAATAAGCGCCCAGCTCAAATCTCATCCGTGCGCATGCGATTTTAATCATACGGTACACGCATATAAATAAGTTTATATAccaaaacatatatatatatatatttatatatttttttcctaggTGCGTTCTACGTAGCGCCCATCATTTCATCCATGTGTATGCCAtggaaaaatagaagaaaggTCTTTCATCCGATGCAGTGGCAATATACCTTCCCCCGATAAGGTAGGCAATCGCGCTTAGATTGAAAACAGAGTACACAAAAAGCAACTAAGTATTTTTAGTATTTGCTTgaaagaataaatattttcagcctaaattaaaaaacagAGAATATGTAATGTAATTCTACTGTATTGTATTTTTGTgcgcattatatatatgtacctatggcgtattttcatttatatgcatacgtgAACAACAACcagaaaaaatttgttttgttccttttccgcAAAATCCAGATTTAAGCAGCAATCGTAAAAAGTGGCAATCgctctttcatttttacaaagttaaaaaataaaataagccagaacagaacaaagcaaaataaacagaacaaagaaaaacaaaataaacagcacaaagcaaaacaaaataaacagaACAAAGCAAAGCAAAATGAGGcagaataaaacaaaaataaagggaggaaatgttattatgccaattttttaaaacgtgAATGTTAATTCTCCTTTAGAGGCACATTTAATACATAATCACTTTTTCTAAAATAtgttctctcctttttttttttttttccattttctgaTTTTACGACCTACGGGAGGGCGGAAATGCTTCTAACAAATTGCATACTTGCATATCGTTAGAACGATCATcctatttgaaaattttttccttttacctcTTTTAACGAGTTTTCCCAAATATAgcatttatcattttcaaaCAATTGTTAGAAAAAACGGCTGGTTAAGTGCTACATTTGCTATGCTAAACGAATGCAATAGATCTAAATTGTCAATGCAGATTTCTAACCTTTCAAAGCCTTCCTTCTGTTTGTCCAATTTGTTAACATTACTGCTTAaccttaaaaataaaagcagCCTTAGGGGAAAACATGAACGGAATAACAGCGGAACGCTCAGACGCATGTTCGCGCATGGTGATGCAAGCAACACCGtatgttgtatttttgtatttatttgCGTATTATATACACTAACGTGCATGCAGAAATGCTCATTTCCTATAACTTCCACTCCGCAAAAATTTTCGCAGGATATCTCTAAAAAGTTTATCCCTCATATACACGTTAAGTTCGATGGTTAATGCGCGCTACATGTTGTGGCTATTTTTATGTCTTAGACAATTATAACTGTACAGCTTTACCAAAATTCCGGGTGCCGACATGCATTAGAGGTATACCAAACTGTGTGCAtatttcatttaaaattttttcaaatatagCTACTTCGCGAAGTATTTGCTGAAACATAGGTTTTTATGCGCATACTGTTAACCGCTCCCTCCAAATGGTAGCGCTAACCATGTATTATCGCCCTCCAAATTGGGGGAAATTCCCCAAGTCATAATATCTTCAGAGAaagacatttttaaaaaatgactgAATAATcataaacaaaattttgaaaattttataaacaaaaaaaaaataaaataaaaataaaataaagtaacaAACAACAAATTTATGGCATAACCTTATCATCAAGAGAAGGCAAATAAATTTTTGTGTGCAAACGATGTTATAAAAATTGGGGCATTTTTCACAAcataacattttaaaaatgttgctttttttttctctctccattttttggtTAAATGAATTTAATTTTCCATTATACTCTGTTTTTACAACATTTGTTGCAATCATGTTGGTGCATTTTGCACAAacttgttttgttttccttggAAGGCATCATTCCATCTTCCCATGTTGATAGCGATTTCTCCTCTCCACATGGCTTCATGCAAATTCGTCTTTCCCATCTTCTTGGGTGCCACATTTTCTggcttaaatttttttctgtttatttttctttttcgacaAGAATTCACCGGCGTTCCTTATGCTCTCCTTCTTTtgaaaaaggtaaaagttcTCATgaattttcgttttcctttccctctttaaatAATTGAATTTATCATTTGCTTGAACGAAAACTGAGTTGATGAATTCAGGTTTGTCCGCAGCCCTTTGAACGACCGTAAATCCATCCTCGTCTACAAGgcctaattttttcttccccttattattttctttatttatttttgaaatttcGTTAATAATTATCTTTCTCTCATTATATAAGTCATAATAattttcataatatttttgtatgtagtatgcgaatttttttttttccaaatttataAAGTACGGTGATTGCACACTGCTTTTAAAATACTTGTCCAACTGAATGGAGTACGTCAGAATAACTTCAACCACATTTTCCTCTCTGTATGTTATATACGCACAATAGGCAAATTTCTTAAAATTCTTCGATAAATGTCTTTTCTCTATAATAGTAAAAgagtttatttttccaaaattggaaaaaaatctctttaaatcttcctcGCCCACGATGTTATCCAGTGTCGCTGCGCACAGAGCGTCGCTCTGCCCGTTAGCATAGTCTGTAATGTCTTTGCAATTGGCTACATACACCTGTGAAGGGATGAAGTGAGATTGACATAAGCAATTGACATCGCCCTTATATATGcattatatgtataaatatacttTTCGCAGAAGACATGTAAATGCAATCGCTTTTCCTTTGCCGACATATCTACGCTGAAATTTCGCAAGCAGCCCTCAGTTCGCATATTTTCTACGGAGTGTTGCATCCGCGTGCGATGGGGAAGATTACACATGCATgtaacttttcttttaatcATTTACGCTTTTACATTTATAGTTGTAAGGGGGTTATCCTCCACAGGTATGCTCAAAATGCGGAAGTGATCCAaaatgttcttcattttggcGAATTAAGaccaaatttaaaaaaaagaaaaggaaataaggtaagcatatacatgtatatgcacctATATGTACGAATTCACAATGCGACTGTTGTTTACTTaatgttccttttccccattttctgGAAATGCGCAATCAACAAGGTGTCAGTTTTGTTGTATAAAACTGCATCGGTTTTCCCctgttttactttttatattttatatatatatattttttttttattctccgtTCCTTCGCGTAAGGGGAGGAATTTAAAAGTggttttaaatatataaaggCCACATTTTCATGAGTATTTAAAATATAGGAGTtagaaaaagcagaaaaagatgaaaaattaGCGCCACAAGCAACAGCGGAAACCAAaaggcggaaaaaaaaaatgttatcttgattgcaaaatatataaacaagTAGGCAGCATAACGGGCGTTTTAAATTATAgcctgaaaaaaaatatttatctctaaaatatataaatttatatatatgcaaaacaGAACAACCTTTTCGCCAATTTCTAAATCGTCAACTTCAAGTGACGCACGGTGTGGGATATAGCGCTTTAGTTTTTGTGGCATAAAAGGTTACTCGAACGAAATTTCACCGTTGGTTTTGTtcttgcatatatatttttttttttctctctttgactttttttttttaataatttgtgataaaaataaaagtaaaacaaCTTATGTTGCCTATAAAAGAAGGTTACTCCTATATAGTTACGCACAGACGAACCACAATATTCCTTCGCTTCATTGGAAGAAGGTttgaggaaataaaataattacaacATTTGCACAAATTGCGATTGCAACAAATATGATGTATCTTCAGCGCCTGCCTTTTTATGTATAGTGAACAAATAcgattttttccccccgttAATGATTTGCCAAAATATTACGGCGAAATGCTTACATAAAGTactacgtatatatatatatatatatgtagtagTTCTGTTTACACCTATGTATATCGCCACTCTTACGGCGTTATTTCACAAGCCTTCCCTTATCATGTATGTGATTTATTTTCATGCATGCTTTCTCCGCTCATTAGTACAAAGCCAGCCTCCCTTTGACGTGGCCTAAAACCTCTCTCGTAATTTTTGCcttatgaaatattttcgCCCTACTTTGAAACTACCAACCATTCTGTTCATTCGAAGCCTGAACGGTATCAttttatatgtttatattgATGATCTTAAATGTACGTGCGTAGATATGTTATATTAATGCTAAACCGAAGGGCACTTTGAACTGCTTTTACTTGACTGCCATTCCATCTCCATTCATTTCGCATTAAATATAAATTCCCCTTTAGCATTCCATATGAAcagtttttaatttatatactATTAATTTTTCGGTTCTGTATTTtgtattcttatttttacatatattttttttatttttcgttaAATTTCCTCATTAGTGTAAGGCTTTGTTTTATTTGACCTACAGTAGGGTCATAGTTTAGATAAGTTTATGTAGCCATTTGTTAACAGTTAttatctccttccttcttccgcTTCCCCCGGTTGACGAGCTCTCGGCGTCGCATTAACTGGCAGGTAATTCCCGTGCGCGATCATCGGCGTGACCAATTGGTTAGTGAACAGCTTATCCGGTTGCTCATCTGCGTGCGGCACCATGCTCCtaaaaaataggagaagtgaacaaaaatgaagcgCAAAAACTGCCCACGTGAGAAAGTGGCAATGTGTGACACCACGAATTAGAGAACAAGCGCAGTTGCTATTGTGAACAGCTGACCCCTGATTGCGCGCACACTTATACTTATACTTGTTGTTATGCTCATATTAACGGCACAACACGCTCCGCCCCCCACACCATGGTGTAATCCCCTGCAGTTTTCCTATTTCtataaaatgaatgaaaatggaataataGAGAATAAAAACAATTCTAAAAAAGGTGAGAAACGCTCCAAGAAAGGAAACCCGAAAAAGGTGGACAGCAAGGAAGATCATACAAATTCAGACCCCGCAGGCACCCCAAGCGGAAATGTAAATAACGGAAATACGCCCCAagttgaggaaaaaaaagaaaacaatacGGAAGCTTCAAACAAAAACAGTGTGACTAACCTATTTtcatggaaaaagaaaaaaaacaaacaaaagaagtgtgaaaataaaatggaggaaaacaaCTCCGATATCCATGGAAACAGCTTGAAAACAAGCCCATATGTTAACTTGGGCGATGATGATATAAATGAAGTAGGAGAAGAGGGTGATGGTTACTATGATCAGGATAACAATAACGATGTAAATGATACGCAAGAAAATTATCAAGAAAGTAATGCAACTGAAAATTAtgataatgaaaatgaaaatatagcCATTGTCGAtgtggggggaaatgaaaagaatgcacaagataaagaagaagaaaaaaaaaggaaaaaaaattggaaaagaagaacatttaGTCGTTTCACCCCTGGGGGTGTACGCTCAAGCACAGTTTTGTTTATATGTACAGCCATAGGAGTTGGCTTTCTGTCCATACCGTATGTTTTCTTAAAGTTGGGGATAATATTAAGTCTACTCTTGATACTTCTAAACGGCATGGAATCCTACGTTACAACGAACATCCTATGTATGACATCCTTGGAGCATAACACATTTGTATATGGAaatttgctaaaaaaaataggacaTAAGTACCACAAAACTATTATCGACATTGGGCTGACATTTGGTTTTCTCTCCAGTTATATTTTGGTATTGATACTAataagtaattttttaagtagCATATTGTacgtttttaatttcccgTCCTTTTTATATAACCACAACGTTTTGATTATTATAGTGTGTTCACTGATAGTACCTATAACACTTCGCGATCAAGTGGGTTCTCTAGATTCCTTTTTGATATTTTCACTATGCTCGTTGATGATAACGGTATTAACGATAGGATGGCAAGCACGGGGCTACTACACCGTATTGATTAACAAGGATATAGTGCTATTCAACATGGATAggcattttttcaaatgtttcaatattttgttattttctttttcgcaaCAACCAAATGCATGTTTTATAACTGGACAATTTAATCAGCCGACGCATAGGAGATTAACAAAATCAGCATACAGAAGTGTTGTGctgcaaattattttttactcTCTATTTGGACTTCTAGGATATTTGTCCTTTCTGACGACAACCAAGGATAACATCATATTGAATTATGAAGACACAAATATATCCATACTTTTGTGTAAATTTCTCCTATCAAtaacgttctttttttccgttccctTAAATTTCATGGGATCATACTCAAGCTTATTATCATTGTACTTATCCGCTCGTAATATGTTTCTTAAATTTTATGTGTTTGTCTCAAGAAGGAATAGGTACATGGCTAACTTATCTACTTTTCTACGCGAGGATGAGGACAATATTTTTGAGGATAACGCCCTTGATAATTTAACAGAGAATTCGAGCACCACAGAATCACAAGCGGAGGACAGAAAACAGCGAAGACTCATCTCCATTTGTGTCACCATTCTCTGCGCCTTCATAGCGTTCAATGTTAAAAAGTTATCCAACGTTATTGGTATAGGAGGAGGAATTACGTCTACACTGATATCCTGGTAAGCATTCCCAAACTATATATGTAgaataaagaggaaaagaagtgCTTCTGATTGTTCTTGTCACTtcgcacatgtatattttccttatGCCCTCTGTTAACACCGCATCCGCACTTTTTGCATCAACTAATATTTTAccatttatcctttttttctccccacccCTTTTAGCCTTTTACCCAATTTGATTTACTTTAAGAATAGGCATAATGTGAAGAACAAGCTGGAGCGATATTCAACCCTCTGCATGTTatgcttcttctcc
Proteins encoded:
- a CDS encoding amino acid transporter AAT1, putative; its protein translation is MLILTAQHAPPPTPWCNPLQFSYFYKMNENGIIENKNNSKKGEKRSKKGNPKKVDSKEDHTNSDPAGTPSGNVNNGNTPQVEEKKENNTEASNKNSVTNLFSWKKKKNKQKKCENKMEENNSDIHGNSLKTSPYVNLGDDDINEVGEEGDGYYDQDNNNDVNDTQENYQESNATENYDNENENIAIVDVGGNEKNAQDKEEEKKRKKNWKRRTFSRFTPGGVRSSTVLFICTAIGVGFLSIPYVFLKLGIILSLLLILLNGMESYVTTNILCMTSLEHNTFVYGNLLKKIGHKYHKTIIDIGLTFGFLSSYILVLILISNFLSSILYVFNFPSFLYNHNVLIIIVCSLIVPITLRDQVGSLDSFLIFSLCSLMITVLTIGWQARGYYTVLINKDIVLFNMDRHFFKCFNILLFSFSQQPNACFITGQFNQPTHRRLTKSAYRSVVLQIIFYSLFGLLGYLSFLTTTKDNIILNYEDTNISILLCKFLLSITFFFSVPLNFMGSYSSLLSLYLSARNMFLKFYVFVSRRNRYMANLSTFLREDEDNIFEDNALDNLTENSSTTESQAEDRKQRRLISICVTILCAFIAFNVKKLSNVIGIGGGITSTLISCLLPNLIYFKNRHNVKNKLERYSTLCMLCFFSFMGFFSVITTALILIF
- a CDS encoding RNA-binding protein, putative; protein product: MKNILDHFRILSIPVEDNPLTTINVYVANCKDITDYANGQSDALCAATLDNIVGEEDLKRFFSNFGKINSFTIIEKRHLSKNFKKFAYCAYITYREENVVEVILTYSIQLDKYFKSSVQSPYFINLEKKKFAYYIQKYYENYYDLYNERKIIINEISKINKENNKGKKKLGLVDEDGFTVVQRAADKPEFINSVFVQANDKFNYLKRERKTKIHENFYLFQKKESIRNAGEFLSKKKNKQKKI